The window GTGCCGGAGCCTTAATGGGGCCAACTAATGAAATTTTACGTGAATGGATTGGTCTCACTTTAATTGAAGCACCGTGGTTTGAATAGTGGAGAAAAAATATTAAGCATTTATAACCTTCAAAAATGAACAAGGAAAGGAGAACAATATGGGTCGTTTTTTTAAAGGGAGAGGTCCTCAGTTTCTGCTATCTACCATCATCTTTTTATTAATTTTCCCAATATCAGCATTTGCTAAGGGAAATTCTGTGGAAATCGATACTGGAGATACCACCTGGATTTTGGCAGCAACAGCAATTGTATTGTTTATGCATGTGCCGGGATTGGCCCTATTTTATGGAGGATTAGTCAGTCAAAAAAACGTCGTGTCAACGATGATGCATAGCTTTGCCAGTCTTTTGATCGTGAGTGTTGTTTGGGTCCTGTGGGGATATACCCTAACCTATGGTACGGATATTGGTGGGTTTATTGGCGGGCTTGATTATCTTGGCTTTAAAGGGGTTGATGGGGAAGCAACCTTTGGGACATTAACGATCCCTCATTATATTTTTGCGATTTTCCAAACAACCTTTGCGGCGATTACTGTTGCGATTGTTTCTGGAGGAATCGCCGGTCGAATCTCCTTCCCGGCATGGGTGATGTTTTCAGTATTATGGCCGACCTTTGTATATGCTCCAATGGCACACTGGGTATGGGGTGGCGGCTGGCTATCAGGTATCGGTGAATTAGATTTTGCTGGAGGAACAGTTGTCCATATCCTCTCTGGAGTAAGTGCTTTGGTGGCTGCATTAATGATAGGTCCTAGGCATCGGAAGCATGAAAGTGCCCCGCATAATCTTGTTATGTTCCTCATTGGTGCAGGAACGCTTTGGTTTGGATGGTTAGCATTTAATGGAGGGAGTGCACTTGCTTCAGGTGGACTTGCATCTCTAGCTTTTGCTAATACACATGTTGCTGCCTGTGCTGCAGGAATTGGCTGGGTTACGATCGAGTGGATTCTCAGAAAACGGCCAACACTGGTGGGCGCTGCAACTGGGGCCATCGCAGGTTTGGTTGCGATTACTCCGGCAGCAGGTTATGTGACCATTCCATCTGCTTTAATCATGGGTTTTCTTGGTAGCTGGGTTTGCTATTTTGGTGTTAACTTCGTGAAAAATCGTTTTAAATATGATGATACACTGGATGCCTTTGGAATCCATGGAATAGGTGGAGTATGGGGAGCACTTGCTACTGGCATTTTTGCAACAAAAGAGGTGAATCCTGCAGGAAATAACGGCTTACTATATGGCAATCCAGAACAGTTGCTCCATCAAGTAATGGGAATCGGGGTAACCTTGGTGTTAGCGGTAGTTGGAACCTTTGTTATCTTAAAATTCATCAGTATATTTACTCCATTACGTGTCAGTAAGGAAGATGAATTGATGGGCTTAGATCTTAGTTTTCATGAGGAACCTGCTTATCATAATAGTAGTCAACACCCAGTTGGTTCACAGACTTCAAAACCAATTCAAAATCCAGGGATCATTTCTGATCAACCAATCGGTGGTTAGGTTGAATGACTTGAGGCAAGGCTCACCATCAAAGGAGGGAGTTAGGTGCATATTCACAGTGATCAATCCTTGCAGCTTCCGGCTTCAGTTATGACCATTGGAGCATTGGATGGAGTTCATTACGGGCACCAGAGTTTAATTAAAAGCGCAAAGAAGCGTGCCATAGATTTAGGAGTCCCTCTGGTGGTTTATACTTTTGACCCTCCACCAAGGGTTTTTTTCTCAAACGTTAGGTTGTTAACACCACTACCAGATAAGATTAAGAGACTAAGAATTCTTGGGGTAGATCATGTGGTTGTAGCACCTTTTGATATTGAATATGTTAATCGGAATGTCTGTTCGTTTCTTGAAGAATTGACAGACTTAAATCCTTTGGAAGTATGGGCTGGAACGGATTTTCATTTCGGGAAAAATAGGGCAGGTAATATTTTCACGTTACGAAATCATTTTGTTGTACGCGTGTTAGAGCCGGTTCGATGCAGTATGGGAGAAATCATTTCTTCAAGTAGAATACGGTCATTAATGAATCAAAACCTGTTTAATGAAGCTGAACAGCTATTAGGGTGGAAAATGATTTCTCAAGCTTTTGAACAAGTTAATTGATATTTTTTTCGTCTTAAGGATTCAAAACCAAAACCCTGAGAGGAGTAGAATTATGGCCAATGCAGAGGTGACCCCATCTAATAGATTAATAGACGATCGACCACTAATTTCTAGATTTCCATTTCCGTTTAAAGGAAATTCCTACCGGTATTCAAATAACTCTGTTGCTTTACAGTCTGGAAATATCCTAGATATTACTCCGGAATATTTTGAGGAAATCGAAAAAAAACGCCACATTTTAAATAATACTCACAACCGTTCTTATCAATCCTTCAATCACTCTTTAGAAGCACAATGGGAAATATTAGAGATGGTTTTGGATGAAATGTGTAAGATGTATCCCAACTATTTTAAGTTGGAAAAAAGAGAAAATATTTGGTTCTTTGAGAATTATCTTCTTAATGAAAAAGAAGAATTTATGTTTGGCGATGCTTCAACATTACCCTACGAACCATTAGATTTTATTGGCAGGCATGTGCAAGAGGATTTAGTCTATGTTGCACAAAGGGATAGCGATTTATATATGGATGCCGGTCAAATTTGTTTTCCTGCCAACTGGTCGATTGCCTTTGATCTAGGGATGACATTTACTGAATGGCACTCTCCGGTTCCCCATTTTTCCGATAGTGGAATGTCTGAAAAAGTAAAAGGATTTTTAATGAGAATGGAAGCGGGGAAACCTTGGACCCGCTTAAATTGGACCTTAACGGTTGAGCCTATTTTAAATACTTTCCCTGAAAATCATCATGATTGGGGGGTGAAAAAAGACAAGATAACGGTTGAAAATGTAGGGGAACTAGTCCATCTTAGAACCGAAGATCAGCGTTTGTTCCGTTTACCCCAAAGTAACGGAATCTTGTTTAGTATTCATACCTATTTAATCCCTATGAAGGAATTAAGAAAAAATGAAAAATGGCTTCAACAATGCCATCAAGTTTTAGTAGATCTTCCTGACTATATGGCAGAGTATAAAGGATTTAACTCCTATAAAGACAAGTTGATTGCTTATTTAGATAAGGAAATACAAGCATTGTAATAAGAGGGTGAGAAAATGTTGGAGTTGGAGGATCAAATTTTTGAGTTATCTTTATCAATAAAAAAATCAATAGATAATTCCATGAAAGGGAATAAGTTGCTTTTTTTTATTGATCATTCAACGGTTATTGAGAGTTTAGCACTGGTTGAATATTTAAAAATAAAGCAGTTTAGGCCGAGAATTTATTTGGAAAATGGTGCGGTCGAGGAAAAAGTCTTCGATTATTTTAAATCGAAACTTCAATCTGATGTGATCATCCTTCCCGATTTTACAGAAAAGGAGATCCAGCCGATCCTAAAGAAAGAAACGATGGGAACAAAATTGTTCTTATTTGGTTACTGGAAGATGGTTATTAAAATTAAAAAAATCGCACAAAAAATTGGTTTTTCAGAACCGGAAATAATCGTGTGTGGCATTGGTGAAAAAGAAGAAAGAGTGTTTTGTGTAAGGTGCTATCATCAAAATAAAAAAAACGATCAACCCGTCTTGACTTGTGAAAAATGCTCTACAACTTTAGATGTTTCAAACCATTATTCCAAGCGTCATGATGCCTATCTTGGCTATATTAAAGTTTAAAAAGGAAAAGAGGCAGAACCCCAACCTATTGGAGTCTGCCACTTTTTTGTTACCATGAAAAATTATGTTGTTGTGTTCCTAGTTTTTATTTATCTGTAAAAGTTCTTTATTTTTTATATATTGGTATATATTGGTTGCTAATTGAATGTTGAATAATTGTTGACTGTTGGTTAGGTCTAATAAGAGAATATCTTCAATCCTTTTTAAACGATAATTAAAGGTGTTCGTGTGGATATGCAGGATATCCGCCGTTTTCTTCACGTTTTGATTTTGATCAAAATAAACAAACAGGGTTGATAATAATTCACCTTTTCGAGATTGTTCATAATCAATAAGAGGTCCCAATACTTCATGGATAAAATCGATTAATTCTTCCTCGGAATTTTGCAGAATAAATCTTTGAATGCCAAGATCGGTATAACAGAGAACATTTTCTTCGAAATGATAGTCTTGGATAAACGTAATACATTTGTTCGCTTCTTTAAATGAATGGTGAACATAAAGTAATCCAGGCTTCACTCTACCAATTCCAACGTTTGCACCAATTTGATATTTTAAGTGAATCTCCTTTAGATATCTTTTGGCTTGCTCTTTTAACTGAGCAAAGATGATTGTCTGTGATAATTTTGGATCAAAAGAGAGGAGGAAAACAATTTGATTCTCATTGCGCACAGACATTCCTTGGGGATTTTTTTCGATAAAAATCCCATTTGAAATATGTTGTAAATTTCTCATCAAATGATCCCCGCTGAATTTTAGTTTGTCAGAATCACCCAAGTTAATAATGAGAGCAATATAGTTTCGATTTGGATCAAGATTGAGGTTCTTTGCCTTTTGAATCAGTGTTTCATCCATTTGACCGGAAAAGAGTTTAGTGACCAATTCCCCCCGTAATCTTTGCTGCGTATCAAATACTGCCTGTTCTTTCACCAATTCAAGGGAAATAACGGTACAAGCATGTTCAAGTGCGGCGATATCCACTTCAGCCATTACTTTGTTGGAGAGGATCATTAACATCCCGAGTGACTTAGGTTTTGAACCAAGTGATAACACAATTAATTGAAAGTTTTCTCCAGCTAATTCAATCTCAGTAACAGAGTGAGATTTTTCAAGTGTGAAAATAATTTGTTGGGCTTGTTGTTTTATAAAATCGACCATTTCATTTGATAGAGAAGGGCCATAGGCTGAAGCAATTATTTCACCTAAATCATCAAAAAGAAGCGTATGCTGACGGATTGTTTTATGTATATAAGTCATGATGGATTGAAGCCCTTCCCCATTCAAAACAAGATTTGCTAAATTTCTATGGATTTCAATTGATTGGGAAAGCTTAAGAACAGTTTGCTCTTTTTCGCGGTATAGGTTTGATTTTTCTAAAGCGATGGCTGCTTGGTGACAAATTGCCTCTAGTAGATTAATATCCTCTTGTTTAAAGGTTAAAGATTGTTGAAATGAGTCTAACGTGATGACACCGATACAGTGTCCCTTTGACATGATTGGTGAACACATCACTGAGGTAAAATGAAAGTTATGTGGAATGGATCTGTCTAATAAATCACGATTATGTATTTTTAAGGTTGATAATGACTTTTTTATTTCTTCTTCATTAGGGTAGATTACACATTTTCTTGCTGCAAAGGCCTTTCCTGTCATGGATTCTCCAGTTTGCAGTCGAATTTGTCTAAAAATCTGCGGATAAAAAATTCCTTGTGCTGATTGAGCAATCAAACAATTCTTTTCCATATTAAATAACCATAAAGACCCACCACCAGCTGCATCAACAACTGATATGGTTTCAATCATTATCGAATCAATGATTGTGTCGATATCAAATGATGAATTGATAACGTTTGAAACATGGATTAAAGACTGCATTTGTCGGCGAGTTAATGTTTCTTGACACTCTTGAATCTGTTTCATCGATAATCACCCCTAAACTTATGGTATAAAAGCCCTAGAAATAATAGCTTTTGGTGTGTTTTTGTGTAAAAGCAACAAATTTTTGGTGCTGTTATTCAGAAGAATGAACATAGCAATCTATTTTTCAATTGTTATAATTATAAGAAAGTTTAGAAAATATTGAAAGGAGTTGTCGAAGAGGGATTTAGCGGTGTTTTGACAAGTTTTTCGTAATTATGCTGTCAGCCATTTGTCTTTTTGTAGTAAAGCAGAAAGTTATGTCGAAAAAAGTCAGAATATTAAGAAAAAGAAGGGGTTGAAGATAAATGAATTTTGATTTAACGAAAGAACAAGAGATGATTCGAAAGTTAATCCGTGATTTTGCAGAAGCAGAAGTTGCTCCTGGTGCAGATGAAAGAGATCGTACGGGGGAATTTCCTAAGGAAATATTTGAAAAGCTAAGTGAACTTGGAATTATGGGTCTTCCTTTTTCGGAACAATACGGCGGTGGTGAGGCAGATACGACTAGCTTTGCAATCGTAGTTGAAGAATTGAGCCGTGTCTGTGGTTCAACGGGTATTACATATTCGGCTCATATCTCTCTTGGTGGCGCCCCACTAAATTTGTTTGGGACTCATGAACAAAAAGAGAAATATTTAACGCCGATTTGTACTGGAGAATCCTTTGGGGCATTTGGTTTAACTGAACCTAACGCTGGATCTGATGCTGGAGGAACTCAAACAACTGCCGTCCTTGATGGAGATGAGTGGGTTATTAATGGCTCTAAATGTTTTATTACCAATGCAAGCTATGCAAAACATCTCGCAGTCACAGCTATAACGGATCGCTCAAAAGGAACAAATGGAATTAGTGCCTTTATCGTTCCTACAGATGCACCTGGATTTACTGTCGTCAGTAATTATGAAAAATTAGGTCTTCATTCTTCCAATACAACCGAATTAATAATGGAAAATGTAAGGGTTCCCAAGGAAAATCTTCTTGGAAAAGAAGGCCATGGCTTTAAGCAATTTTTAGCTACCCTTGATGGTGGAAGAATCGGAATTGGCGCGATGGCTGTAGGACTGGCTCAAGGGGCTTACGAAAAAGCATTGCAGTATGCTCAAGAAAGAAAACAATTTGGTAAAAGCTTATCAACATTCCAAGCAATCCAATTTAAATTAGCTGACATGGCGATGAACATTGAATTAGCTCGTACTGCGGTTTACAAAGCGGCATGGTTAAAGGATCAAGGTAGAACATTTAAGAAGGAAGCAGCGATCGCTAAACTATTTGCATCAGAAATTTGTATGCGGGTATGTGACCAAGCCGTTCAAATTCATGGTGGCTACGGGTATATGAAGGAATACCAAGTGGAACGTTTCTTCCGTGACGCAAAACTATTAGAAATCGGTGAAGGAACATCAGAAGTACAAAGAATGGTAATTGCACGCGAAATAGGGTGCTAAAGCTAAAAGCGGAAGCGGCCGGTTAGCGACGTATGGACTGGAGCACACCGACTGAGATAAAGGAAACACGAAGAGCGAGAGCGATTCGATGTTGACGCAATCGTTGCGGAGGTGGGTGAAGTCCACTAGTCGCTGGGCGCTGGAGCTAGACAAAGCGAAAAGCGGAAGCGCCAGGTGCTTGAAAAGGATAGCTGTTAAAAAAATCTTAATAAGAGGTGGATTTCAAGTATGAGTGAGATCTTACATGTTACGGTTGGAAAATTGCTAGAACAAGTGGCCAATGAACGACCAGATAATGAAGCGGTTGTCTATCCAGATCGAAACCTTCGATATACGTATAAGCAGTTCGATGACCAGTGTAGAAAAGTTGCTAAAGGCTATATGAAACTTGGTCTTGATGCGGGCGACAAAATGGCGATTTGGGCCACTAATTACCCGGAATGGTTAACAACACAATTCGCAACCGGGAAAATGGGAGCTATCCTCGTTACCGTTAATACAAGCTATCAGTCAGCTGAACTTGAGTATCTATTAAAACAGTCAGATGCTACAACGATGGTGTTGATGGAAGAGTATCGCGGAACATCATACGTAGATACACTATATGAGATTGTTCCTGAGTTAAGAACATCCGTTCCAGGACAACTTAAATCTGAAAAACTACCATTCCTAAAGAATGTAATCGTGTTAGGAGAGAAACGCTACCCAGGGATGTTCCTTTGGTCGGATCTATTAGAAATGGCAGATTTGGTTAGTGATGAATTACTAAAGGCAAGAATGGAATCACTAGATCCAGATGATGTCATAAACATGCAGTATACATCAGGAACAACAGGATTTCCAAAAGGTGTCATGCTTACTCACAATAATTTAGTTAATAATGCCGTAAATGTCGCAGCCTGTATGAATCTGACCCACAAAGATCGTATGTGTATTCCAGTACCATTCTTCCACTGCTTTGGCTGTGTTCTCGGGACGCTCACTTGCGTTGCGGTAGGAGCTACGATGGTTCCTGTCAAAGAATTTAACGTCACAGACGTACTGAGCGCTGTACAAGATGAGAAATGTACAGCATTACACGGAGTCCCTACGATGTTTATTGCGGAATTAAACCATCCGGAATTCGAAAAATATGAGCTATCCTCATTGCGTACAGGAATCATGGCGGGTTCAACCTGTCCTGCTGAAGTCATGAAAGCCGTTACCGAAACGATGGGGGCAAGCGAAATTACGATCACATACGGTCAGACTGAATCCTCGCCTGGGATTACCATGACGAGAACGAATGATCCATTTGATTTACGAGTCAACAGTGTTGGTCGAGCGATGCCGAATGTCGAAGTAAAAATAGTCGACCCTACAACAAACAAAGAGGTTCCCTTTGGAGTTCCTGGTGAGCTTTGTACCCGTGGCTATCATGTCATGAAAGGCTATTACAAAAATCCTGCAGCTACTGCTGACGCCATTGACGAAGAAAACTGGTTGCATACTGGTGATATTGCGGTCATGGATGAAAATGGATACTGCCAGATTACCGGTCGTCTAAAAGATATGATTATCAGAGGCGGAGAAAATATTTATCCTCGTGAAATCGAAGAGTTTTTGTATACACACCCTAAAGTACTCGACGTCCAAGTTGTAGGAATTCCAGACGAGAAATATGGAGAAGAAGTAACGGCGTGGATTCGCTTAAAAGAGGATACAACAGCAACATCTGAAGAAATTCGTGATTATTGCAAAGGGAAAATTTCTCGATTTAAAATTCCAAGATATATCGAATTTTGTGAAGCCTTTCCAATGACCGCATCGGGGAAAATTCAAAAATTCAAACTTCGTGAAGATGCAATAAAATTTGTAAACGTACTTAAATAACTTTAGAAACGGGTGAATAGAATGTTTAAAAAGGTTTTGATCGCTAATCGTGGGGAAATTGCAGCACGAGTAATCCGGACATGTAAGGAGTTAGAAATATCTACGGTTGCCGTTTATTCAGATGCTGATGCAGAGGCGCCACACGTCAAATTGGCAGACGAGTCATATCTCCTTGGTGGATCTAGAGTAGCAGAGAGCTATTTAAATGTAGATAAAATCCTGGAAATCGCCCGTTTATCGAAAGCGGAGGCTATTCACCCTGGGTATGGCTTACTATCTGAAAATGCGGAATTTGCACGACGTTGTGAGAAAGAGGGACTAGTCTTTATTGGTCCTTCTCCTGAAGTTATATCGCAAATGGGAAGCAAAATTGAATCTCGGAAAGCAATGGAAGATGCTGGTGTTCCAGTCGTACCAGGGATCACCTTTCCATTAGCCGATGCTGAAGAAGCGGTTGAAGTGGCCAATCGAATTGGCTACCCAGTCATGCTTAAAGCCTCTGCAGGTGGGGGCGGGATTGGAATGCAGGTTGTCCGCGGTCCAGAAGAAATTCAAAAGGCCTTTGAGGGAAACCAAAAAAGAGCGACTGATTTCTTTGGTGATGGAGCAATGTATGTTGAGAAATTTGTTGAAAATCCAAGACATATCGAAATTCAAATTTTAGCAGATGATCAGGGAAATACAGTTTATTTATGGGAACGTGAATGTTCAATCCAACGCCGTCATCAAAAAGTGGTTGAGGAAGCGCCTTCATCATTTTTGACCGAAGCCACTCGGAACAAAATGGGAGAGGCGTCCGTTAAAGCGGCTAAAGCAATTGGCTATAAAAATGCAGGTACTGTAGAGTTTTTAGTTGATGAGGATCAGAATTTCTATTTTCTTGAAATGAACACAAGATTGCAAGTAGAACATCCAGTTACGGAAGAAATTACTGGATTGGATTTGGTAGAAGAGCAGCTTCGAATTGCAGCCGGACTTCCGTTGAAGTTTACACAGGATGAGGTTTTGCGTGAGGGGCATGCAATTGAGGTGCGTATTTATGCGGAGGATCCGAAGACATTCTTCCCTTCTCCTGGAAAAATCACGAAATTAGTTTTACCAGAAGGAACAAATGTACGTCATGAATTAGCTATTCACGACCAATCAGCTGTTACTCCATTCTATGACCCGATGATTGCCAAGCTTGTCGTGAAAGGAAAAGACCGCGCTGATGCGATTGAAGGTTTACAAAATGCACTCGCAGGGTACCAAGTTGAAGGAATCAAAACAAATATCCCGATGCTCCAAGAAGTAGTCGCGCACCCAGCGTTCCGTTCTGGCGATACGACAACTAATTTTGTGGCTCAGTATATACAAACAAAACAAAAAACCGCGACGAATCGCGCTAAATAGGAGGAAGAAATATGAGTGAAGTAGTAGCAAGTATGGCAGGAAATGTATGGAAGGTTCTAGTGAAAGCTGGGGATCAAATCGAAGAAGATCAAGATGTGGTCATCTTAGAATCAATGAAAATGGAAATTCCGATTGTAGCGGAATTTGATGGGACCGTTGTCGAGGTAAAAATAAATGAAGGTGATTTTGTTAATGAAGGGGACGTCATTATCGTAGTTGAGTAGATAAGAGCCCATATTTAATTAACGGTTGAGGGGAGAATAAGCGATGAACTGGCCGACAGATGTAACAATTAAGGAAGTAGGTCCCCGGGATGGATTGCAGAACGAAAAGGTTTTTATCTCGACGGAGGATAAAATTGCTTGGATTAACCAATTGTCAGCAAGCGGATTGAAAAATATTGAAATAACTTCCTTTGTTAACCCAAAATGGATTCCTGCTCTTTCTGATGCTGTTTTGGTATCAACAGGTATTACCCGTGTTCCGGGTGTAATCTACACCGCGCTTGTTCCCAATCAGCAAGGTCTGGAACGAGCGTTGAAAGCGAACATTGATGAAGTGGCTGTGTTTATGTCAGCCAGTGAAACGCATAATTTAAAAAATATAAATAAGTCAATAGAAGCTACTTTTCCGATTTTACGAGAATTGGTGCAGGATACCATTGTAGCTGGTAAATCTAGTCGCGGCTATGTTTCTACTGTATTTGGTTGTCCATATGAAGGTAGCGTTGATATTGAAAACGTCATTCGAGTATCAGAGACATTGTTTGAAATGGGGATTGACGAGCTTTCCCTCGGTGATACCATCGGTGTGGCTAATCCAAAGCAGGTACAAATGGTGTTGGAAGTCTTATTAAATAGATTTCCTGCCGAGAAATTAGCTATGCATTTTCACGATACAAGGGGAACAGCGTTAGCCAACATCCTAGTATCGTTAGACATGGGAATTACCACTTTTGATTCCTCTCTTGGTGGATTAGGTGGTTGCCCGTATGCACCAGGGGCATCTGGGAATGTGGCAACAGATGATTTTAACTATATGCTAAACGGGATGGGAATTCACACAGGCGTGGATCAGGGGAAATTGCTTCAGGCAGCCCGTTTCATTCAGGAAAAGATCGGTAAGCCATTACCAAGTCGCAGTCTTAGC of the Bacillus sp. 1NLA3E genome contains:
- a CDS encoding dimethylamine monooxygenase subunit DmmA family protein; the encoded protein is MLELEDQIFELSLSIKKSIDNSMKGNKLLFFIDHSTVIESLALVEYLKIKQFRPRIYLENGAVEEKVFDYFKSKLQSDVIILPDFTEKEIQPILKKETMGTKLFLFGYWKMVIKIKKIAQKIGFSEPEIIVCGIGEKEERVFCVRCYHQNKKNDQPVLTCEKCSTTLDVSNHYSKRHDAYLGYIKV
- a CDS encoding ammonium transporter, whose protein sequence is MDTGDTTWILAATAIVLFMHVPGLALFYGGLVSQKNVVSTMMHSFASLLIVSVVWVLWGYTLTYGTDIGGFIGGLDYLGFKGVDGEATFGTLTIPHYIFAIFQTTFAAITVAIVSGGIAGRISFPAWVMFSVLWPTFVYAPMAHWVWGGGWLSGIGELDFAGGTVVHILSGVSALVAALMIGPRHRKHESAPHNLVMFLIGAGTLWFGWLAFNGGSALASGGLASLAFANTHVAACAAGIGWVTIEWILRKRPTLVGAATGAIAGLVAITPAAGYVTIPSALIMGFLGSWVCYFGVNFVKNRFKYDDTLDAFGIHGIGGVWGALATGIFATKEVNPAGNNGLLYGNPEQLLHQVMGIGVTLVLAVVGTFVILKFISIFTPLRVSKEDELMGLDLSFHEEPAYHNSSQHPVGSQTSKPIQNPGIISDQPIGG
- a CDS encoding hydroxymethylglutaryl-CoA lyase encodes the protein MNWPTDVTIKEVGPRDGLQNEKVFISTEDKIAWINQLSASGLKNIEITSFVNPKWIPALSDAVLVSTGITRVPGVIYTALVPNQQGLERALKANIDEVAVFMSASETHNLKNINKSIEATFPILRELVQDTIVAGKSSRGYVSTVFGCPYEGSVDIENVIRVSETLFEMGIDELSLGDTIGVANPKQVQMVLEVLLNRFPAEKLAMHFHDTRGTALANILVSLDMGITTFDSSLGGLGGCPYAPGASGNVATDDFNYMLNGMGIHTGVDQGKLLQAARFIQEKIGKPLPSRSLSFACASKDEQSV
- a CDS encoding FAD synthetase family protein, with protein sequence MHIHSDQSLQLPASVMTIGALDGVHYGHQSLIKSAKKRAIDLGVPLVVYTFDPPPRVFFSNVRLLTPLPDKIKRLRILGVDHVVVAPFDIEYVNRNVCSFLEELTDLNPLEVWAGTDFHFGKNRAGNIFTLRNHFVVRVLEPVRCSMGEIISSSRIRSLMNQNLFNEAEQLLGWKMISQAFEQVN
- a CDS encoding acetyl-CoA carboxylase biotin carboxyl carrier protein subunit, which encodes MSEVVASMAGNVWKVLVKAGDQIEEDQDVVILESMKMEIPIVAEFDGTVVEVKINEGDFVNEGDVIIVVE
- a CDS encoding acyl-CoA dehydrogenase — translated: MNFDLTKEQEMIRKLIRDFAEAEVAPGADERDRTGEFPKEIFEKLSELGIMGLPFSEQYGGGEADTTSFAIVVEELSRVCGSTGITYSAHISLGGAPLNLFGTHEQKEKYLTPICTGESFGAFGLTEPNAGSDAGGTQTTAVLDGDEWVINGSKCFITNASYAKHLAVTAITDRSKGTNGISAFIVPTDAPGFTVVSNYEKLGLHSSNTTELIMENVRVPKENLLGKEGHGFKQFLATLDGGRIGIGAMAVGLAQGAYEKALQYAQERKQFGKSLSTFQAIQFKLADMAMNIELARTAVYKAAWLKDQGRTFKKEAAIAKLFASEICMRVCDQAVQIHGGYGYMKEYQVERFFRDAKLLEIGEGTSEVQRMVIAREIGC
- a CDS encoding AMP-binding protein, producing MSEILHVTVGKLLEQVANERPDNEAVVYPDRNLRYTYKQFDDQCRKVAKGYMKLGLDAGDKMAIWATNYPEWLTTQFATGKMGAILVTVNTSYQSAELEYLLKQSDATTMVLMEEYRGTSYVDTLYEIVPELRTSVPGQLKSEKLPFLKNVIVLGEKRYPGMFLWSDLLEMADLVSDELLKARMESLDPDDVINMQYTSGTTGFPKGVMLTHNNLVNNAVNVAACMNLTHKDRMCIPVPFFHCFGCVLGTLTCVAVGATMVPVKEFNVTDVLSAVQDEKCTALHGVPTMFIAELNHPEFEKYELSSLRTGIMAGSTCPAEVMKAVTETMGASEITITYGQTESSPGITMTRTNDPFDLRVNSVGRAMPNVEVKIVDPTTNKEVPFGVPGELCTRGYHVMKGYYKNPAATADAIDEENWLHTGDIAVMDENGYCQITGRLKDMIIRGGENIYPREIEEFLYTHPKVLDVQVVGIPDEKYGEEVTAWIRLKEDTTATSEEIRDYCKGKISRFKIPRYIEFCEAFPMTASGKIQKFKLREDAIKFVNVLK
- a CDS encoding acetyl-CoA carboxylase biotin carboxylase subunit, with translation MFKKVLIANRGEIAARVIRTCKELEISTVAVYSDADAEAPHVKLADESYLLGGSRVAESYLNVDKILEIARLSKAEAIHPGYGLLSENAEFARRCEKEGLVFIGPSPEVISQMGSKIESRKAMEDAGVPVVPGITFPLADAEEAVEVANRIGYPVMLKASAGGGGIGMQVVRGPEEIQKAFEGNQKRATDFFGDGAMYVEKFVENPRHIEIQILADDQGNTVYLWERECSIQRRHQKVVEEAPSSFLTEATRNKMGEASVKAAKAIGYKNAGTVEFLVDEDQNFYFLEMNTRLQVEHPVTEEITGLDLVEEQLRIAAGLPLKFTQDEVLREGHAIEVRIYAEDPKTFFPSPGKITKLVLPEGTNVRHELAIHDQSAVTPFYDPMIAKLVVKGKDRADAIEGLQNALAGYQVEGIKTNIPMLQEVVAHPAFRSGDTTTNFVAQYIQTKQKTATNRAK
- a CDS encoding heme-dependent oxidative N-demethylase family protein; the encoded protein is MANAEVTPSNRLIDDRPLISRFPFPFKGNSYRYSNNSVALQSGNILDITPEYFEEIEKKRHILNNTHNRSYQSFNHSLEAQWEILEMVLDEMCKMYPNYFKLEKRENIWFFENYLLNEKEEFMFGDASTLPYEPLDFIGRHVQEDLVYVAQRDSDLYMDAGQICFPANWSIAFDLGMTFTEWHSPVPHFSDSGMSEKVKGFLMRMEAGKPWTRLNWTLTVEPILNTFPENHHDWGVKKDKITVENVGELVHLRTEDQRLFRLPQSNGILFSIHTYLIPMKELRKNEKWLQQCHQVLVDLPDYMAEYKGFNSYKDKLIAYLDKEIQAL
- a CDS encoding helix-turn-helix domain-containing protein; the encoded protein is MKQIQECQETLTRRQMQSLIHVSNVINSSFDIDTIIDSIMIETISVVDAAGGGSLWLFNMEKNCLIAQSAQGIFYPQIFRQIRLQTGESMTGKAFAARKCVIYPNEEEIKKSLSTLKIHNRDLLDRSIPHNFHFTSVMCSPIMSKGHCIGVITLDSFQQSLTFKQEDINLLEAICHQAAIALEKSNLYREKEQTVLKLSQSIEIHRNLANLVLNGEGLQSIMTYIHKTIRQHTLLFDDLGEIIASAYGPSLSNEMVDFIKQQAQQIIFTLEKSHSVTEIELAGENFQLIVLSLGSKPKSLGMLMILSNKVMAEVDIAALEHACTVISLELVKEQAVFDTQQRLRGELVTKLFSGQMDETLIQKAKNLNLDPNRNYIALIINLGDSDKLKFSGDHLMRNLQHISNGIFIEKNPQGMSVRNENQIVFLLSFDPKLSQTIIFAQLKEQAKRYLKEIHLKYQIGANVGIGRVKPGLLYVHHSFKEANKCITFIQDYHFEENVLCYTDLGIQRFILQNSEEELIDFIHEVLGPLIDYEQSRKGELLSTLFVYFDQNQNVKKTADILHIHTNTFNYRLKRIEDILLLDLTNSQQLFNIQLATNIYQYIKNKELLQINKN